From Brachionichthys hirsutus isolate HB-005 chromosome 16, CSIRO-AGI_Bhir_v1, whole genome shotgun sequence, a single genomic window includes:
- the LOC137905172 gene encoding integrin alpha-3-like, giving the protein MATVAFMLSVCVGVCTALNLDTSFPLLKMGGDKSLFGLSVALHQDLKTDSYLLLIGAPREKAEPNVPANRTGGVYTCPITADQSDCSRMTLVGRDLDLNEDLIEDMWLGVSVASQGRPGGRVLACGHRFIKLYGAFKLRQMIGRCYLRGNDLRFDDRDINWQNLDQPCSHLGDVSGEVMCNMGISASISETEVIVGSPGSFDWQGNVHVSWMNPDFEFDTQTSSFSNLQRRNLYIGYSVTQARGLLSQDYETIATGAPKDSKDDARGSVLLAVNESDKLKIQQVLRGEQTGSYFGNAVATADLNSDGWNELLVGAPFYFHRQQEVGGAVYVFINAGGFFESGPSVVLKGPAGSGFGMSVAAAGDLNQDGFQDFAVGAPFHEAGSVMIWSGGSEGVSAEPSQVIRGKRVSPRFSTFGYSLSGGVDVDGNKYPDLLVGSLDDTVALLRTRPVIQLHKTLRVSPDIVDPNSCDFCVQVEVCFSYMFTTGERSDKDNVTVRFTASADVRLKPRLRFRSNGQNVYSGYLSMPKQQCETLRVGLLGPVRNKVEPLVFSLKVSLHEKPPKRRNAVQDLRRFPVLNQTPEPIRTQVHFQKACGSDNRCHSNLQMTAQFMDENQMPFPMLKDRQVFYYNGSIKRLFLEVNVSNAPSPGRPAEDAHNAILNISIPPMIIYSGVRAKAVKLKGDGPVIVECSVEGSVLCELGNPFRSKQEVQVSIIFQMSEISLDSREIESLLQLSTLSEQSEMLPVSVSMLVEYSLQTSLSLIQQSGPVFFSGHVIGESAMKTTEDVGSLFFFTFQVHLNGKPLGRLGNLQVEVDWPREGSNGKWLLYLTEIQTNGTSEPRCVPSGNVVNPLSLKLSKDEEKKKRMRRSLEDEGKELDKRTLPVLHLWGQRKKSYTLDCVGGASCVTFACPLVGMKNSATLTVRARLWNATMIEDYGDARSVLVRGRVTLKLQTNKAAINMDAQTTEMDLLIYPELWQQLDSSAPVWIIVVSVLAGVLLLAVICLMLWKCGFFRRANTRELYRAKTQKAQVKSQPSEEDRLEEEL; this is encoded by the exons atggcaacagttgCATTCATGTTGAGTGTTTGCGTCGGCGTGTGCACGGCGTTGAACCTCGACACATCGTTCCCGCTGCTGAAGATGGGCGGAGACAAAAGTCTCTTTGGTCTGTCCGTCGCCCTGCACCAAGACCTGAAGACGGACAGTTACCT actaTTAATTGGAGCACCCAGGGAGAAGGCGGAGCCTAATGTTCCAGCCAATCGAACAGGGGGCGTATACACCTGTCCAATCACTGCTGACCAATCGGACTGCAGCAGAATGACGCTCGTCGGCCGAG ACCTGGACTTGAATGAGGACCTGATTGAAGACATGTGGCTGGGTGTCTCAGTAGCCAGTCAGGGCCGACCCGGGGGGCGTGTCCTG gCATGTGGTCACCGCTTCATTAAACTCTACGGCGCATTCAAACTTAGACAAATGATTGGCCGCTGCTATCTCCGTGGAAACGACCTTCGGTTTGACGATAGAGACATAAACTGGCAGAACCTCGACCAGCCCTGCAG CCACCTGGGTGATGTCAGCGGCGAGGTCATGTGCAACATGGGGATTTCTGCTTCCATCTCGGAGACTGAAGTCATCGTCGGCTCACCTGGAAGCTTCGATTGGCAAG GTAACGTCCACGTCTCCTGGATGAATCCGGACTTTGAGTTCGACACCCAGACGAGCTCCTTCAGCAACCTGCAGCGCAGGAACCTCTATATAG GTTACTCGGTCACTCAGGCTCGAGGTCTTCTCTCTCAGGATTATGAAACCATAGCAACAG GCGCGCCCAAGGACAGTAAGGACGACGCTCGCGGCTCGGTGCTGTTGGCGGTGAACGAGTCTGACAAACTGAAGATTCAGCAGGTCCTGCGTGGAGAACAGACGGGCTCGTACTTCGGCAACGCCGTGGCAACGGCCGACCTCAACAGCGACGG GTGGAACGAGCTGCTGGTGGGCGCTCCTTTTTACTTCCATCGTCAGCAGGAGGTGGGCGGGGCAGTTTACGTCTTCATCAATGCTGGAGGTTTCTTTGAATCTGGGCCCAGTGTGGTGCTGAAGGGACCGGCCGGGTCAGGGTTCGGCatgtctgttgctgctgctggagaccTGAACCAAGACGGCTTCCAGG ATTTTGCTGTTGGAGCTCCATTccatgaagcaggaagtgtgaTGATCTGGAGCGGGGGCAGCGAGGGGGTGTCTGCTGAACCGAGCCAG GTGATCCGTGGTAAAAGGGTCTCTCCTCGGTTTAGCACCTTCGGCTACTCTCTGTCCGGAGGGGTGGATGTCGATGGGAACAAATATCCGGACCTGCTGGTGGGTTCTTTGGACGACACCGTCGCTCTGCTCAG GACCCGTCCGGTCATTCAACTCCATAAAACTCTCCGAGTCTCTCCGGACATCGTCGACCCGAACAGCTGTGACTTCTG tgtTCAGGTGGAGGTGTGTTTCTCCTACATGTTCACCACAGGCGAGAGAAGTGACAAAGACAACGTCA CTGTCCGTTTCACTGCGAGTGCCGATGTCAGGCTGAAGCCCCGCCTCCGTTTCCGTAGCAACGGGCAGAACGTGTATTCTGGTTACCTGTCCATGCCGAAACAACAGTGTGAAACCCTGAGAGTGGGGCTGCTG GGTCCGGTCCGAAATAAAGTGGAACCTCTGGTGTTCTCCCTGAAAGTCTCTCTCCACGAAAAACCTCCCAAGAGAAGAAACGCAGTTCAGGATCTGAGACGCTTTCCTGTGCTGAACCAGACACCCGAACCCATCAGAACCCAG GTCCACTTTCAGAAGGCCTGCGGTTCTGATAATCGTTGCCATAGTAACCTACAGATGACAGCCCAGTTTATGGATGAGAACCAGATGCCTTTCCCAAT GCTGAAGGACAGACAGGTGTTTTACTACAACGGCAGCATCAAACGATTGTTTCTGGAGGTTAACGTTAGCAACGCACCGTCGCCGGGCCGACCAGCAGAGGATGCTCACAATGCTATCTTGAACATTAGCATCCCGCCGATGATCATCTACTCCGGAGTTAGAGCAAAAGCCGTTAAACTAAAG ggtgACGGCCCGGTGATAGTTGAGTGTTCTGTTGAAGGTTCTGTTCTTTGTGAGCTGGGGAACCCGTTCAGAAGCAAGCAGGAG GTTCAGGTGTCAATCATATTTCAGATGTCTGAGATCAGCTTAGACAGCAGAGAGATTGagtcgctgctgcagctgtccac GCTCAGTGAACAGTCAGAAATGCTTCCTGTCTCGGTGTCCATGTTGGTGGAGTATTCTCTGCAgacgtctctgtctct CATCCAACAGTCTGGCCCCGTCTTCTTCAGCGGTCATGTGATCGGTGAGTCGGCGATGAAGACGACGGAGGACGTCGGCAGTCTGTTCTTCTTTACCTTTCAG GTGCATTTGAATGGGAAACCACTGGGTCGCCTAGGTAACCTGCAGGTAGAGGTTGACTGGCCGAGGGAAGGGTCCAATGGGAAGTGGCTGCTGTACCTCACGGAGATCCAAACGAACGGCACATCAGAACCTCGCTGTGTTCCGTCAGGGAACGTCGTCAACCCGCTCAGCCTCAAG CTGTCAAAGgacgaggagaagaagaagaggatgaggaggagtttAGAGGACGAAGGAAAGGAGCTCGATAAGAGAACATTACCTGTCCTCCACCTGTGGGGACAGAGGAAGAAGTCTTACACTCTG GAttgtgtgggcggggctagcTGCGTGACATTTGCGTGTCCGCTGGTCGGCATGAAGAACTCAGCAACTCTGACCGTCAGAGCCAGACTCTGGAACGCCACCATGATCGAG GACTACGGCGATGCAAGGAGTGTGTTGGTTCGAGGTCGGGTCACCCTGAAGCTGCAGACCAACAAAGCAGCCATCAACATGGACGCTCAAACTACAGAG ATGGACCTCTTGATCTACCCGGAGCTGTGGCAGCAGCTGGACTCCAGTGCGCCCGTCTGGATCATCGTGGTGTCGGTCCTGGCTGGGGTTCTACTGCTGGCTGTGATCTGCCTGATGCTCTGGAAG TGTGGTTTCTTCAGGAGAGCCAACACCAGAGAGCTGTACCGGGCCAAGACCCAGAAAGCCCAGGTGAAGAGCCAGCCGTCGGAGGAggacaggctggaggaggagctctga
- the rdm1 gene encoding RAD52 motif-containing protein 1 — MEVDILEFRVPEENNKTLFVWGLQPELSEAHIYDGLYGAFSAFGPLYLLKVCPNAPLHPPGFYALVKFYSAAQASRAQRQTDGRFLFQSSPLKVKLSSKQTPHFLSNSTRSLSHAHCLELANHCLGFGGWTSDIITLKELLDKEEEEEEEEGAARRRTLKFGCLMQLSFPHHGKTTRAAAVVEDCFTCTGPEVLLDTRCKLQRRVREKALVHAFSAVLLVVLGNGKVMVELKQTSDQFLPQQIEGLIQVNQFPPDEERDHDEEWALTAS, encoded by the exons ATGGAGGTGGACATCCTGGAGTTCCGGGTCCCCGAGGAGAACAACAAGACTCTGTTTGTGTGGGGCCTCCAGCCGGAGCTCTCTGAGGCCCACATCTAC GACGGCCTGTACGGCGCCTTCTCAGCCTTCGGCCCCCTCTACCTGCTGAAGGTGTGTCCGAACGCACCGCTCCACCCGCCCGGGTTCTACGCCCTCGTCAAGTTCTACTCGGCCGCCCAGGCCTCGAGGGCTCAACGGCAGACGGACGGACGCTTCCTGTTCCAGAGCTCGCCGCTCAAG GTGAAGCTGAGCTCCAAACAAACTCCCCACTTTTTGTCAAACAGCACCAGATCCCtaagccacgcccactgcctGGAACTGGCCAATCACTGCCTGGGATTCGGTGGTTGGACCTCTGACATCATTACA CTGAAGGAGCTCCTcgacaaagaggaagaggaagaggaagaggaaggagcagcCAGGCGGAGGACGCTGAAGTTCGGCTGTCTGATGCAGCTCTCTTTCCCTCATCATGGAAAGACGACCAGAGCTGCAGCAGTGGTGGAGGACTGcttcacctgcacag GTCCAGAGGTTCTGCTCGACACGCGGTGTAAACTTCAGAGACGGGTCAGAGAGAAGGCTCTGGTCCACGCCTTCAGCGCAGTACTACTCGTAGTACTAG GTAACGGTAAGGTGATGGTGGAGCTGAAACAGACCTCGGATCAGTTTCTACCTCAGCAGATCGAAGGACTCATCCAG GTGAACCAGTTTCCCCCGGATGAGGAGCGGGACCACGATGAAGAGTGGGCTCTGACTGCATCGTAG
- the ifnphi1 gene encoding interferon phi 1 codes for MFAWINLLFLCCTLSPALCCDWLKHYGHLSNSTRSLLHVMGDPLTEQTSPVHFPSRLYSNIRKAGVESQLSFVRDSLKMILDLYRHDNHSSFTWDTDKYDGFLRSVARQLDGLNSCVPPNRAPARGLRRYYRKLRRTLYRTGGGAESWELIRKETKRHLDQLDLLIAVIRNHFTAV; via the exons ATGTTCGCCTGGATCaacctgctcttcctctgctgcaccCTGAGTCCCGCcctctgctgtgattggctcaaaCACTATGGCCACCTGAGCAACTCCACTCGGAGTCTCCTCCACGTCATG GGAGATCCGCTGACCGAACAGACGAGTCCAGTTCATTTCCCCTCCAGGCTTTACAGCAACATACGGAAGGCTGGG gtggAGTCCCAGTTGTCTTTCGTGAGAGACAGTCTAAAGATGATTCTGGATCTTTatcgccatgacaaccactCCTCCTTCACTTGGGACACTGACAAGTATGATGGCTTCCTGAGGAGCGTGGCGAGGCAGCTCGACGGACTCAACTCTTGT GTGCCGCCCAACCGGGCGCCGGCCCGAGGCCTGAGGCGGTACTACAGGAAGCTGAGACGGACTCTGTACCGCACT GGGGGCGGCGCCGAGTCCTGGGAGCTGATCCGGAAGGAAACAAAGCGGCACCTGGACCAGCTGGACCTGCTGATAGCCGTCATCCGGAACCACTTCACAGCAGTTTGA
- the arhgap27l gene encoding rho GTPase-activating protein 27, which yields MSPGEWAESVLEGDAQAGCLSVVENMILLSDQLFAEEQLQRYLPIYLRGGAGPEEPGAITMATTSSVFGKGLGLVLVQYEYEYQGRDGTPVAIKPNERYILLAKTNDHWWQVRRDNSSKPIYIPAKYVKELPPDFPSPLDFADPPTLDPVPLPVAAPVPVPIPIPKTLEEPSGTKTRPGDEVTIQLRPDASTGYRKTDNRMSTFGVPLDFHDLAVPTSHHPGNPPGGPPETATTTTSGTTNMVDDPLNKKHLQVFSDDHKDSGKHRVPSFSPADPLAALRTQTQPIPVETPVAPPSLTGPKDKEESPRDSEEEVEEEASEEESKEERSGKEEDSNHIYESIQDLNLDLNTLLAGKETPGAPALDPPTQDRPSDNPSSPIYANVPSQKKTSLQQNSGSAQPVSPPPDPAHSVPDHTPSSSVSSTSMISPASPVSPQDGWQVHTDQDSGKAFYFHPVTRQTTWSDPHDEGGPLPAPAPAPGQGSGSWEKLMDEEGRVYFHDPSSGATSWTVPGTLSPSTSSSPPGPAHRRQDDGPPPLPEEDYPVDASSDNDAVFTKIPRAQPDLKDGNVSKRRQQELPSLPQRLVGNGVSEPGKPVRSWRHSLAEDTFAPSHRRNFSDFTDLSNRSFSPESPQFSDRNRLKRNLSNRSADSQQHCHLLEKAGILNKTKVADGGKRIRKNWSQSWTVLHGGILTFHKDPRSAPTGNASKSSQIMPEYTVELRGASVFWAARDKSSKKNVLELKTRQGCEYLMQYDTESIITDWFKVIQDTVRQLEQDRLSEDEDEAASDKEDSRRTSTRSSSGSSDSEQRRVRTKLRRFLQRRPTLQSVKERGYIRDNVFGCHLDTLCHRESATIPKFVEKCVRTVERRGLDVDGIYRVSGNLAVIQKLRHKADHEEQLDLEDGQWEEIHVITGALKLFLRELPEPLFPFSCFDKFIAAVQVQDYGLRVSYMRDLVRSLPLPNHDTMELLFKHLRRVVEHKESNRMSVQGIAIVFGPTLLRPQVESANMTIHMVFQSQIVELMLNELETVFAQT from the exons ATGTCACCTGGGGAGTGGGCGGAGTCTGTGTTAGAAGGAGACGCCCAGGCGGGATGTCTTTCGGTGGTTGAAAACATGATCCTACTTTCGGATCAGCTGTTTGCCGAGGAGCAG cttcAACGCTATCTGCCCATCTACCTGAGGGGTGGGGCGGGGCCTGAGGAGCCAGGggccatcaccatggcaacaacctCTTCCGTGTTTGGCAAAG GTCTCGGTCTGGTCCTGGTGCAGTACGAGTACGAGTACCAGGGACGGGACGGCACGCCGGTTGCCATCAAACCCAACGAACGCTACATCCTGCTGGCTAAGACCAACGACCACTGGTGGCAGGTCCGGAGGGACAACAGCTCCAAGCCCATCTACATCCCCGCCAAGTACGTCAAGGAGCTGCCACCAGACTTCCCCTCGCCTCTGGACTTTGCAGATCCACCCACTCTGGATCCGGTGCCGCTTCCTGTTGCGGCACCGGTCCCAGTTCCTATCCCAATTCCAAAGACTCTAGAGGAGCCCAGCGGAACCAAAACGAGACCAGGGGATGAGGTGACGATACAGCTAAGACCCGATGCTTCTACTGGGTACCGCAAGACCGACAACCGCATGTCCACGTTTGGTGTTCCACTGGACTTCCATGACCTGGCGGTGCCAACGTCGCATCACCCCGGTAACCCTCCTGGTGGTCCACCGGAGACTGCGACAACAACCACCAGTGGGACTACAAACATGGTTGACGATCCTCTGAATAAAAAGCACCTTCAGGTGTTTTCAGATGACCACAAGGACTCTGGGAAACACCGAGTCCCCAGTTTCAGTCCAGCAGACCCCCTTGCCGCACTCCGAACCCAGACCCAGCCTATCCCTGTGGAGACCCCGGTGGCCCCCCCGTCATTGACGGGTCCCAAGGACAAAGAGGAGTCCCCGAGAGActccgaggaggaggtggaagaggaagCGAGTGAGGAGGAGAGCAAGGAGGAACGCAGTGGCAAGGAGGAGGACTCGAACCACATCTACGAGTCCATTCAGGACCTGAACTTGGACCTGAATACTTTGCTAGCAGGAAAAGAGACTCCGGGAGCTCCAGCACTTGATCCACCCACACAG GAT AGACCATCAGAT aacCCTAGCTCACCCATCTACGCCAACGTGCCCAGTCAGAAGAAAACGTCCCTCCAGCAGAACTCTGGTTCCGCCCAGCCCgtatctcctcctcctgacccCGCCCACTCAGTTCCAGACCACACCCCGTCATCTTCAGTCTCCTCCACCTCAAtgataagccccgcctccccaGTCAGCCCACAGGACGGATGGCAG GTACACACTGACCAGGACAGCGGGAAGGCGTTCTACTTCCACCCTGTAACCAGACAGACCACCTGGTCCGACCCCCACGACGAGGGGGGGCCGCtgcccgcccccgcccccgcccccggccAG GGCTCGGGGAGCTGGGAGAAGCTGATGGATGAAGAAGGGAGAGTTTACTTCCATGACCCGAGCTCTGGAGCCACGTCATGGACCGTCCCGGGGACGCTGTCCCCCTCCACGTCCTCCTCACCTCCAGGACCGGCACACAGGAGGCAGGACGACGGGCCA CCTCCGCTGCCGGAGGAGGACTATCCCGTCGACGCGTCGAGCGACAACGACGCCGTCTTCACCAAG ATTCCCAGAGCTCAGCCGGACCTAAAGGACGGGAACGTCTCCaagaggaggcagcaggag CTGCCGTCTTTGCCCCAAAGGCTGGTGGGTAATGGAGTTTCTGAGCCGGGAAAGCCAGTCAGGAGCTGGAGACACAGTCTGGCCGAAGAT ACGTTCGCTCCGAGCCACAGGAGGAACTTCTCCGATTTCACCGACCTGTCCAACAGAAGTTTCTCCCCCGAGAGTCCACAG TTCTCTGATAGGAACAGATTGAAGAGGAATCTGTCCAATCGGAGTGCAGACTCCCAGCAACAC tgccacctgctggagaagGCAGGAATCCTCAACAAAACCAAAGTCGCTGACGGCGGCAAAAGGATCCg GAAGAACTGGAGTCAGTCCTGGACCGTCCTCCACGGTGGAATCCTCACCTTCCACAAAGACCCACGATCTGCTCCGACTGGGAATGCG agcaAGTCATCCCAGATCATGCCAGAATACACCGTGGAGCTCAGAGGAGCATCGGTCTTCTGGGCTGCGAGAGACAAGTCGTCCAAAAAGAATGTTCTCGAG CTGAAGACTCGTCAGGGCTGCGAGTAtctgatgcagtacgacaccgagAGCATCATCACTGATTGGTTCAAAGTGATTCAGGACACCGTCAGACAGCTg GAACAGGATCGTCTGTCAGAGGACGAAGATGAAGCCGCTTCAGACAAAGAGGACTCGAGGAGGACTT CCACCAGGAGTTCGTCGGGATCGTCCGACTCCGAGCAGCGACGCGTTCGGACCAAACTGCGCCGCTTCCTCCAGCGGCGGCCGACGCTGCAGAGCGTCAAAGAGCGCGGCTACATCAGAG ACAACGTCTTCGGCTGCCACCTGGACACACTCTGTCACAGAGAGAGCGCCACCATCCCGAAGTTTGTGGAGAAGTGTGTGAGAACGGTGGAGAGGAGAG gtctggATGTGGACGGAATCTACAGAGTGAGTGGAAATCTGGCGGTGATCCAGAAACTCCGACACAAAGCTGATCACG aggagcagctggaccTGGAGGACGGACAGTGGGAGGAGATCCACGTCATCACGGGGGCGCTGAAGCTGTTCCTGCGCGAGCTCCCGGAGCCGCTGTTCCCCTTCAGCTGCTTCGACAAGTTCATCGCCGCCGTCC AGGTCCAGGACTACGGCCTGAGGGTGTCCTACATGAGGGACCTGGTTCGCTCGCTGCCCCTCCCGAACCACGACACCATGGAGCTGCTGTTCAAACACCTGCGCAG AGTCGTGGAGCACAAAGAGTCCAACAGGATGTCGGTTCAGGGAATCGCCATCGTCTTCGGCCCCACGTTGCTCCGCCCCCAGGTCGAGTCAGCCAATATGACGATTCACATGGTCTTCCAGAGCCAGATCGTGGAGCTCATGCTGAACGAGCTGGAGACGGTCTTCGCCCAGACGTAG